A genomic region of Armatimonadota bacterium contains the following coding sequences:
- a CDS encoding DUF1559 domain-containing protein, producing MRKVTRRGFTLIELLVVIAIIAILAAILFPVFAKARNSARTTTCLSNLKQMGIAFTAYASDYDEKLPPGWWVYLVRGDDRGWENNVINYLGGTKAKIAASAATTDKSGAYQLFICPELGYAHCYCRSDWAGEAILGNVGDPSKTIHVFDLPRYPERTFPGWNAALKNSDDADWTNDTQYNYGDDDATMANKTSFNFKGGMPYWLRFPGVHNGRAAILFIDSHVATFNAWNPDKMTFRWGNRTVPLHRT from the coding sequence ATGCGAAAGGTAACGCGGAGGGGATTCACCCTCATTGAGTTGCTTGTGGTCATCGCAATCATCGCGATTCTGGCGGCGATTCTGTTTCCCGTCTTCGCCAAAGCACGGAACAGCGCGAGAACGACCACGTGCCTGAGCAATCTGAAACAGATGGGCATCGCGTTCACGGCGTATGCTTCCGATTACGACGAAAAGCTTCCCCCGGGTTGGTGGGTTTACCTGGTTCGGGGAGATGACCGCGGCTGGGAAAACAACGTCATCAACTACCTGGGCGGCACCAAGGCGAAGATCGCCGCCAGCGCGGCCACCACGGACAAGAGCGGGGCCTACCAATTGTTTATCTGCCCCGAACTGGGTTACGCGCACTGCTACTGTCGCAGTGACTGGGCCGGCGAGGCAATCCTCGGCAACGTCGGCGATCCCTCGAAGACAATTCACGTTTTCGACCTGCCCAGATATCCGGAGAGGACATTTCCCGGCTGGAACGCGGCGCTCAAAAACTCCGACGACGCGGACTGGACCAATGACACTCAGTACAACTACGGAGACGACGACGCAACGATGGCCAACAAGACATCGTTCAATTTCAAAGGCGGGATGCCCTACTGGCTGAGGTTCCCCGGCGTTCACAACGGACGGGCCGCCATCCTCTTCATTGACAGCCACGTGGCCACGTTCAATGCCTGGAACCCTGACAAAATGACGTTCCGCTGGGGAAATCGGACCGTTCCCCTTCACCGAACGTAG